In Clostridium sp. DL-VIII, the following proteins share a genomic window:
- a CDS encoding ABC transporter permease, translated as MMKQEINNNVVSEKSAKSKLEGLNLKSLSLKYSIYLVLVVLIAVFSIISPDFLGTANVSNFFRQIPTIGIMTVAITMVLITGGVDLSIGAVAAFAGCTVAYLAVKGVSMPVSLLAGLIVGGLWGVLNGVLITKFKLESFILTMGSSYLVRGLILFFTNGIYIKGVPDWFYNLSNTEVGISIIHTNTVVFIIIVLAVAYLMKNTRFGRYCYAVGSNKEAGRLSGINVNKHVIKVYAIEGVLAAIAGILLMSSINVGAPSEINGPDLFAMAGAIMGGVQFGGGVGTIGGAMVGIFTIQVFQSGLAILGINSFLQQAVTGAVIILAIVVDFYRKGNIFKKKS; from the coding sequence ATGATGAAGCAAGAGATTAATAATAATGTTGTGTCAGAAAAAAGTGCAAAGAGTAAGTTGGAGGGACTAAACTTAAAAAGTCTATCTTTAAAATATTCGATTTATTTAGTACTTGTAGTACTTATTGCAGTTTTTTCTATAATAAGTCCAGACTTTTTAGGAACAGCCAATGTTTCAAATTTCTTTAGACAGATTCCTACAATAGGAATTATGACGGTTGCTATTACTATGGTATTAATAACTGGTGGAGTTGATCTTTCAATAGGTGCAGTAGCAGCTTTTGCAGGATGTACAGTAGCTTATTTAGCTGTAAAGGGAGTAAGTATGCCGGTTTCGTTACTTGCTGGATTAATAGTAGGAGGACTTTGGGGAGTACTTAATGGAGTATTGATCACAAAGTTTAAGCTGGAATCCTTCATACTTACTATGGGTTCATCTTATTTAGTAAGAGGATTAATACTGTTTTTTACAAACGGAATTTACATTAAAGGTGTTCCGGATTGGTTTTACAATCTTTCAAATACAGAGGTAGGTATATCAATAATACATACTAATACTGTAGTGTTTATAATAATAGTTTTAGCTGTAGCTTACTTAATGAAAAATACTCGTTTTGGAAGGTATTGTTATGCAGTTGGTTCAAATAAGGAAGCAGGAAGATTATCAGGTATAAATGTAAACAAGCATGTTATAAAAGTATATGCAATAGAAGGAGTTTTAGCTGCAATAGCAGGTATCTTATTGATGTCAAGCATAAACGTTGGTGCTCCAAGTGAAATAAATGGTCCAGATTTATTTGCAATGGCAGGTGCAATCATGGGTGGAGTACAATTCGGTGGTGGAGTTGGAACGATTGGAGGCGCTATGGTTGGTATATTTACTATCCAGGTATTCCAAAGTGGATTAGCTATCCTTGGAATTAACTCATTCTTACAACAAGCCGTTACTGGAGCTGTTATTATACTTGCTATAGTTGTTGATTTCTATAGAAAAGGAAACATATTCAAAAAGAAGAGCTGA
- a CDS encoding sugar ABC transporter substrate-binding protein, with amino-acid sequence MKRKVIAALSTVFIVASLAGCGKAAQTQGTASSSGKKTIYFIPIVDTGAYWSPMKKAAQDEAAALGYDLVVKTSPPNETQKNEKHIGFLDEAVKNKAVGIAIAPMDPDMFDKKVKEANDAGIPVVTFDADVNTKQNRISYIGTDNKLAGEQLGENGAKILKDKGITKGKIALAAVNLTQTTMTYRQDGIKAGFEKVMGDDAKNFQWLEPIQDNDQSAESKRQLEGQITSNPDMVAVFSLGSEGPDTGVMEAIKSQGKAGSIYHFGFDYTPTWENGVSTNLISGIVDQDSYNIGKTIIDTLDKKIKGEKVDDNYPIPVQWVTADKMVEYGKEKQKQFTTETK; translated from the coding sequence ATGAAGAGAAAAGTTATTGCTGCATTATCAACAGTATTTATTGTTGCTAGTTTAGCAGGATGTGGAAAAGCAGCACAAACTCAAGGAACAGCAAGTTCAAGTGGAAAAAAGACAATTTACTTCATTCCAATAGTTGATACAGGAGCTTACTGGTCACCTATGAAAAAGGCGGCTCAAGATGAAGCTGCAGCATTAGGATATGATTTAGTAGTTAAAACTTCACCACCAAACGAAACACAAAAAAATGAAAAACATATAGGTTTCCTTGATGAAGCTGTAAAAAATAAAGCAGTAGGAATAGCAATTGCACCTATGGATCCTGATATGTTTGATAAAAAGGTAAAGGAAGCAAATGATGCAGGAATTCCAGTTGTAACCTTTGATGCTGATGTTAATACAAAGCAAAATAGAATATCTTATATAGGTACAGATAATAAACTTGCAGGAGAACAACTAGGAGAAAATGGAGCTAAGATTTTAAAGGATAAAGGTATTACAAAAGGTAAAATAGCCTTAGCAGCTGTAAACTTAACTCAAACAACTATGACATATAGACAAGACGGAATAAAAGCTGGTTTTGAAAAGGTTATGGGAGATGATGCAAAGAACTTCCAGTGGTTAGAACCAATTCAAGATAATGACCAATCAGCAGAATCAAAGAGACAATTAGAAGGTCAAATAACTTCAAATCCAGACATGGTAGCTGTATTCTCATTAGGTTCAGAAGGACCTGATACAGGTGTAATGGAAGCTATAAAATCTCAAGGTAAAGCTGGAAGCATATATCACTTTGGTTTTGACTATACTCCAACTTGGGAAAATGGTGTAAGTACAAATTTAATATCAGGTATTGTTGACCAAGATTCTTATAACATAGGTAAAACAATAATAGATACCTTAGATAAGAAGATAAAAGGTGAAAAAGTTGATGATAATTATCCAATACCAGTTCAATGGGTAACTGCAGATAAGATGGTTGAATATGGAAAGGAAAAACAAAAACAATTCACAACTGAGACTAAATAA